One stretch of Pomacea canaliculata isolate SZHN2017 linkage group LG1, ASM307304v1, whole genome shotgun sequence DNA includes these proteins:
- the LOC112563375 gene encoding solute carrier family 15 member 2-like isoform X3 → MLESDQDEDVLFDVPGRQGEDEHLLRSPKVSEKKAGARPVQKIKNFFNRKSQYPTSVFFILGTEFCERFSYYGLRSILVLYLTQWLGMGKNAATAMFHTFSFFAYFSPIFGAVIADSFLGRYRTILYISAVYGLGCTILSLTALPPPEVPGPVIGLLLISLGTGGIKPCVVTFGGDQFTSDQVKLRNTFFSIFYLMINLGSVISTLITPILRADVHCIQDSCYPLAFAVPALLMFISVVIFFAGRHQYKHVPPTGSLFTKVFKCILHGIQMKCKYSKYQEGKNHWLEYAGDKYEMSFIEDVKRLLNVLWLFLPLPIFWALYNQQGSRWTLQAAELDGRMGALGRLKPDQLQALNPLLIILLIPVFEKMVYPLLESCRIPNSQLQRMAAGMTFVTISFCLAGLVQIKIDDLKDTPLSGNAGYTILNAADCPIHIDGTPSPFFSGTIHPLQASPYQLTSAGQKEVSLSCEDQTQSFSVNMEPNKSWRLILTGTNNSLSLRKFEDRRQKSSDGQALVSVADFSHLSHTWYDVHIVPTSNSKARYVNFNISMNNATEFQELEPGDYDVALPAKDHEGHITWKKSGQPFTLGSGGVYTVVLLDTVYGESANVSVIVFMTVQENSLSMFYMVPQYIVITVGEIMFSISGLGFAYAQAPQSMRSVVQAAWLLTTAFGDLIVVIVAEVRLLPNQMSEFFLFAGLLLVDVVIFTIMAAFYKCVKMEDEAVVVNKTADDTGLINSSFNEEMPLQDKD, encoded by the exons atgaacATTTACTTAGGAGCCCAAAAGTCAGCGAAAAGAAAGCTGGAGCTAGACCTGTGCAAAAAATCAAA aacttcTTTAACAGAAAGTCTCAATACCCGACCAGTGTTTTCTTCATCTTAGGTACAGAGTTTTGTGAAAGATTTAGCTACTATGGGCTGAGAA GCATTCTGGTACTGTATCTAACACAGTGGCTTGGTATGGGCAAAAATGCGGCCACAGCCATGTTTCATACCTTCAGCTTTTTTGCCTACTTCTCTCCCATATTTGGGGCAGTCATTGCTGACAGCTTTCTAGGCAGATACAG GACCATTCTGTACATTTCAGCAGTGTATGGTTTGGGATGCACCATTTTATCACTCACAGCTTTGCCACCACCAGAAGT ACCTGGTCCAGTTATAGGACTACTACTCATCTCTCTGGGCACTGGTGGCATCAAGCCATGTGTAGTAACTTTTGGAGGTGACCAGTTCACCAGTGACCag GTGAAGCTGCGCAACAcatttttctcaatattttatttaatgatcAACCTTGGAAGTGTTATATCGACTCTTATCACTCCAATTCTTAGAG CGGATGTGCATTGCATTCAAGACAGTTGTTACCCTCTTGCATTTGCTGTGCCTGCATTACTTATGTTTATATCTGTTG taatattttttgctgGGCGACACCAGTACAAACATGTTCCACCAACTGGAAGTCTTTTCACAAAAGTGTTCAAGTGCATCCTG CATGGCATCCAAATGAAATGCAAGTACAGCAAGTATCAGGAAGGAAAAAACCATTGGCTGGAGTATGCAGGAGATAAATATGAG ATGTCATTTATAGAAGATGTGAAACGGTTGTTGAATGTTCTATGGCTGTTTCTACCTCTGCCTATATTCTGGGCTCTCTATAATCAGCAA GGTTCCAGATGGACTTTGCAAGCAGCAGAGCTGGATGGCAGGATG GGAGCTCTGGGAAGACTGAAGCCAGACCAGCTACAGGCACTAAATCCCTTGCTTATAATCCTTCTGATTCcagtttttgaaaaaatggtTTATCCTTTATTGGAATCTTGCCGCATCCCAAACAG CCAATTACAACGCATGGCAGCAGGCATGACATTTGTTACCATTTCATTTTGTCTGGCAGGACTGGTGCAGATTAAAATTGAT GACTTAAAAGACACACCTTTGTCAGGAAATGCTGGCTACACCATTCTCAATGCAGCTGACTGTCCCATCCATATTGATGGTACCCCATCACCATTCTTCTCTGGCACCATACATCCTCTTCAG gcATCACCTTACCAGCTGACTAGTGCAGGCCAAAAGGAAGTATCACTTAGCTGTGAAGATCAGACACAGTCTTTTTCAGTCAACATGGAGCCAAACAAATCTTGGCGCTTGATTTTGACTGGAACTAATAATTCCTTGTCTTTAAGAAAA tttgaaGACAGAAGGCAAAAGAGCTCAGATGGACAAGCTCTTGTGAG CGTTGCAGACTTTTCTCATTTGAGCCATACTTGGTATGATGTTCACATTGTGCCCACCAGTAACTCAAAGGCCAGATATGTCAATTTCAACATCTCCATGAACAACGCGACAGAATTTCAGGAGCTGGAACCAGGAGA TTATGATGTAGCTCTACCTGCAAAGGACCATGAGGGCCACATCACATGGAAGAAGTCTGGACAGCCATTTACTTTAGGCAGTGGAGGAGTGTACACAGTTGTTCTTCTTGACACTGTTTATGGAGAGTCTGCTAAC GTGAGCGTGATAGTGTTCATGACGGTGCAGGAGAATTCCTTGTCTATGTTCTACATGGTACCTCAGTATATTGTCATCACAGTTGGGGAAATTATGTTCTCCATCTCAGGCCTTGGATTTGCCTATGCACAG GCCCCTCAGTCCATGCGATCAGTGGTGCAGGCAGCATGGTTACTGACCACTGCCTTTGGTGATTTAATTGTGGTCATTGTGGCTGAGGTCAGACTTCTGCCAAACCAG atgtctgaaTTCTTTCTGTTTGCTGGACTTCTGTTAGTGGATGTGGTTATTTTCACTATCATGGCTGCTTTTTACAAATGTGTCAAAATGGAGGACGAAGCAGTCgttgtaaataaaactgcagaTGATACAGGCTTGATCAATTCATCGTTCAACGAAGAGATGCCTCTTCAGGATAAAGATTAA
- the LOC112563375 gene encoding solute carrier family 15 member 2-like isoform X2, whose product MNSGNYGATEGQNNSQSFEKKDEHLLRSPKVSEKKAGARPVQKIKNFFNRKSQYPTSVFFILGTEFCERFSYYGLRSILVLYLTQWLGMGKNAATAMFHTFSFFAYFSPIFGAVIADSFLGRYRTILYISAVYGLGCTILSLTALPPPEVPGPVIGLLLISLGTGGIKPCVVTFGGDQFTSDQVKLRNTFFSIFYLMINLGSVISTLITPILRADVHCIQDSCYPLAFAVPALLMFISVVIFFAGRHQYKHVPPTGSLFTKVFKCILHGIQMKCKYSKYQEGKNHWLEYAGDKYEMSFIEDVKRLLNVLWLFLPLPIFWALYNQQGSRWTLQAAELDGRMGALGRLKPDQLQALNPLLIILLIPVFEKMVYPLLESCRIPNSQLQRMAAGMTFVTISFCLAGLVQIKIDDLKDTPLSGNAGYTILNAADCPIHIDGTPSPFFSGTIHPLQASPYQLTSAGQKEVSLSCEDQTQSFSVNMEPNKSWRLILTGTNNSLSLRKFEDRRQKSSDGQALVSVADFSHLSHTWYDVHIVPTSNSKARYVNFNISMNNATEFQELEPGDYDVALPAKDHEGHITWKKSGQPFTLGSGGVYTVVLLDTVYGESANVSVIVFMTVQENSLSMFYMVPQYIVITVGEIMFSISGLGFAYAQAPQSMRSVVQAAWLLTTAFGDLIVVIVAEVRLLPNQMSEFFLFAGLLLVDVVIFTIMAAFYKCVKMEDEAVVVNKTADDTGLINSSFNEEMPLQDKD is encoded by the exons atgaacATTTACTTAGGAGCCCAAAAGTCAGCGAAAAGAAAGCTGGAGCTAGACCTGTGCAAAAAATCAAA aacttcTTTAACAGAAAGTCTCAATACCCGACCAGTGTTTTCTTCATCTTAGGTACAGAGTTTTGTGAAAGATTTAGCTACTATGGGCTGAGAA GCATTCTGGTACTGTATCTAACACAGTGGCTTGGTATGGGCAAAAATGCGGCCACAGCCATGTTTCATACCTTCAGCTTTTTTGCCTACTTCTCTCCCATATTTGGGGCAGTCATTGCTGACAGCTTTCTAGGCAGATACAG GACCATTCTGTACATTTCAGCAGTGTATGGTTTGGGATGCACCATTTTATCACTCACAGCTTTGCCACCACCAGAAGT ACCTGGTCCAGTTATAGGACTACTACTCATCTCTCTGGGCACTGGTGGCATCAAGCCATGTGTAGTAACTTTTGGAGGTGACCAGTTCACCAGTGACCag GTGAAGCTGCGCAACAcatttttctcaatattttatttaatgatcAACCTTGGAAGTGTTATATCGACTCTTATCACTCCAATTCTTAGAG CGGATGTGCATTGCATTCAAGACAGTTGTTACCCTCTTGCATTTGCTGTGCCTGCATTACTTATGTTTATATCTGTTG taatattttttgctgGGCGACACCAGTACAAACATGTTCCACCAACTGGAAGTCTTTTCACAAAAGTGTTCAAGTGCATCCTG CATGGCATCCAAATGAAATGCAAGTACAGCAAGTATCAGGAAGGAAAAAACCATTGGCTGGAGTATGCAGGAGATAAATATGAG ATGTCATTTATAGAAGATGTGAAACGGTTGTTGAATGTTCTATGGCTGTTTCTACCTCTGCCTATATTCTGGGCTCTCTATAATCAGCAA GGTTCCAGATGGACTTTGCAAGCAGCAGAGCTGGATGGCAGGATG GGAGCTCTGGGAAGACTGAAGCCAGACCAGCTACAGGCACTAAATCCCTTGCTTATAATCCTTCTGATTCcagtttttgaaaaaatggtTTATCCTTTATTGGAATCTTGCCGCATCCCAAACAG CCAATTACAACGCATGGCAGCAGGCATGACATTTGTTACCATTTCATTTTGTCTGGCAGGACTGGTGCAGATTAAAATTGAT GACTTAAAAGACACACCTTTGTCAGGAAATGCTGGCTACACCATTCTCAATGCAGCTGACTGTCCCATCCATATTGATGGTACCCCATCACCATTCTTCTCTGGCACCATACATCCTCTTCAG gcATCACCTTACCAGCTGACTAGTGCAGGCCAAAAGGAAGTATCACTTAGCTGTGAAGATCAGACACAGTCTTTTTCAGTCAACATGGAGCCAAACAAATCTTGGCGCTTGATTTTGACTGGAACTAATAATTCCTTGTCTTTAAGAAAA tttgaaGACAGAAGGCAAAAGAGCTCAGATGGACAAGCTCTTGTGAG CGTTGCAGACTTTTCTCATTTGAGCCATACTTGGTATGATGTTCACATTGTGCCCACCAGTAACTCAAAGGCCAGATATGTCAATTTCAACATCTCCATGAACAACGCGACAGAATTTCAGGAGCTGGAACCAGGAGA TTATGATGTAGCTCTACCTGCAAAGGACCATGAGGGCCACATCACATGGAAGAAGTCTGGACAGCCATTTACTTTAGGCAGTGGAGGAGTGTACACAGTTGTTCTTCTTGACACTGTTTATGGAGAGTCTGCTAAC GTGAGCGTGATAGTGTTCATGACGGTGCAGGAGAATTCCTTGTCTATGTTCTACATGGTACCTCAGTATATTGTCATCACAGTTGGGGAAATTATGTTCTCCATCTCAGGCCTTGGATTTGCCTATGCACAG GCCCCTCAGTCCATGCGATCAGTGGTGCAGGCAGCATGGTTACTGACCACTGCCTTTGGTGATTTAATTGTGGTCATTGTGGCTGAGGTCAGACTTCTGCCAAACCAG atgtctgaaTTCTTTCTGTTTGCTGGACTTCTGTTAGTGGATGTGGTTATTTTCACTATCATGGCTGCTTTTTACAAATGTGTCAAAATGGAGGACGAAGCAGTCgttgtaaataaaactgcagaTGATACAGGCTTGATCAATTCATCGTTCAACGAAGAGATGCCTCTTCAGGATAAAGATTAA
- the LOC112553505 gene encoding uncharacterized protein LOC112553505: MSSWGEVVVAVLTCLIGAQIRGEKAALLIIDVQDCFLPGGSLAVKDGHQVIPVINKLRHDYEDKFSLVILSQDWHCPNHVSFASQHVGADPMSQISLTYDDKGMCAGDSSWTALQRNRVSSPLPTVDCSTVDVNKQRKVTQTLWPDHCVQNITSGPTSSKISSLLTRKDTDIVIRKGDTCEIDSYSAFNDNGEFRQTPLHNILKNHGIRLVVVAGLALDYCVYFTSKDAVKLGYKVFTVLDACRGVAPDSQIAAMEDMKKAGIELVQSGDLEGALQDTSEGGSYTLDIILLMAAAVCITVSFIVA; encoded by the exons ATGTCCTCTTGGGGTGA GGTGGTAGTCGCGGTGCTGACGTGTCTCATCGGCGCCCAGATCCGCGGCGAGAAAGCGGCACTTCTTATCATCGATGTGCAGGACTGCTTCCTGCCGGGGGGAAGCCTGGCGGTCAAGGATGGACACCAG GTCATTCCTGTTATCAACAAGTTGCGCCATGACTACGAAGACAAGTTTTCGCTAGTGATACTGAGCCAGGACTGGCATTGCCCAAACCACGTGTCCTTCGCTTCCCAGCATGTCGGTGCGGACCCCATGTCGCAAATCAGCCTGACGTACGACGATAAGG gGATGTGCGCTGGGGACTCAAGCTG GACGGCTTTGCAAAGGAACCGTGTTTCCAGTCCATTGCCTACAGTAGACTGCAGTACAGTTGATGTAAACAAGCAGCGCAAAGTCACTCAAACCTTGTGGCCCGACCACTGTGTGCAAAACATCACTTCAGGTCCTACATCTTCAAAGATTTCATCGCttttgacaagaaaagacacCGACATTGTAATCAGGAAGGGAGACACCTGCGAG atagATTCCTATTCAGCATTTAATGACAACGGGGAATTTCGACAGACTCCACTGcacaacattttgaaaaatcatGGCATTCGCCTGGTGGTTGTGGCAGGATTGGCACTGGACTATTGCGTTTATTTTACATCTAAGGATGCAGTAAAATTAG GTTACAAAGTCTTCACAGTGTTAGATGCCTGCAGAGGAGTCGCACCAGATTCACAAATTGCTGCCATGGAGGACATGAAAAAAGCAG GAATAGAACTGGTTCAGTCAGGAGACCTTGAGGGGGCCTTGCAAGATACCAGTGAAGGTGGCTCCTACACTCTAGACATTATTCTGCTGATGGCTGCTGCTGTCTGCATTACAGTCAGTTTCATTGTGGCATAA
- the LOC112563375 gene encoding solute carrier family 15 member 2-like isoform X1, translated as MNSGNYGATEGQNNSQSFEKKAKMLESDQDEDVLFDVPGRQGEDEHLLRSPKVSEKKAGARPVQKIKNFFNRKSQYPTSVFFILGTEFCERFSYYGLRSILVLYLTQWLGMGKNAATAMFHTFSFFAYFSPIFGAVIADSFLGRYRTILYISAVYGLGCTILSLTALPPPEVPGPVIGLLLISLGTGGIKPCVVTFGGDQFTSDQVKLRNTFFSIFYLMINLGSVISTLITPILRADVHCIQDSCYPLAFAVPALLMFISVVIFFAGRHQYKHVPPTGSLFTKVFKCILHGIQMKCKYSKYQEGKNHWLEYAGDKYEMSFIEDVKRLLNVLWLFLPLPIFWALYNQQGSRWTLQAAELDGRMGALGRLKPDQLQALNPLLIILLIPVFEKMVYPLLESCRIPNSQLQRMAAGMTFVTISFCLAGLVQIKIDDLKDTPLSGNAGYTILNAADCPIHIDGTPSPFFSGTIHPLQASPYQLTSAGQKEVSLSCEDQTQSFSVNMEPNKSWRLILTGTNNSLSLRKFEDRRQKSSDGQALVSVADFSHLSHTWYDVHIVPTSNSKARYVNFNISMNNATEFQELEPGDYDVALPAKDHEGHITWKKSGQPFTLGSGGVYTVVLLDTVYGESANVSVIVFMTVQENSLSMFYMVPQYIVITVGEIMFSISGLGFAYAQAPQSMRSVVQAAWLLTTAFGDLIVVIVAEVRLLPNQMSEFFLFAGLLLVDVVIFTIMAAFYKCVKMEDEAVVVNKTADDTGLINSSFNEEMPLQDKD; from the exons atgaacATTTACTTAGGAGCCCAAAAGTCAGCGAAAAGAAAGCTGGAGCTAGACCTGTGCAAAAAATCAAA aacttcTTTAACAGAAAGTCTCAATACCCGACCAGTGTTTTCTTCATCTTAGGTACAGAGTTTTGTGAAAGATTTAGCTACTATGGGCTGAGAA GCATTCTGGTACTGTATCTAACACAGTGGCTTGGTATGGGCAAAAATGCGGCCACAGCCATGTTTCATACCTTCAGCTTTTTTGCCTACTTCTCTCCCATATTTGGGGCAGTCATTGCTGACAGCTTTCTAGGCAGATACAG GACCATTCTGTACATTTCAGCAGTGTATGGTTTGGGATGCACCATTTTATCACTCACAGCTTTGCCACCACCAGAAGT ACCTGGTCCAGTTATAGGACTACTACTCATCTCTCTGGGCACTGGTGGCATCAAGCCATGTGTAGTAACTTTTGGAGGTGACCAGTTCACCAGTGACCag GTGAAGCTGCGCAACAcatttttctcaatattttatttaatgatcAACCTTGGAAGTGTTATATCGACTCTTATCACTCCAATTCTTAGAG CGGATGTGCATTGCATTCAAGACAGTTGTTACCCTCTTGCATTTGCTGTGCCTGCATTACTTATGTTTATATCTGTTG taatattttttgctgGGCGACACCAGTACAAACATGTTCCACCAACTGGAAGTCTTTTCACAAAAGTGTTCAAGTGCATCCTG CATGGCATCCAAATGAAATGCAAGTACAGCAAGTATCAGGAAGGAAAAAACCATTGGCTGGAGTATGCAGGAGATAAATATGAG ATGTCATTTATAGAAGATGTGAAACGGTTGTTGAATGTTCTATGGCTGTTTCTACCTCTGCCTATATTCTGGGCTCTCTATAATCAGCAA GGTTCCAGATGGACTTTGCAAGCAGCAGAGCTGGATGGCAGGATG GGAGCTCTGGGAAGACTGAAGCCAGACCAGCTACAGGCACTAAATCCCTTGCTTATAATCCTTCTGATTCcagtttttgaaaaaatggtTTATCCTTTATTGGAATCTTGCCGCATCCCAAACAG CCAATTACAACGCATGGCAGCAGGCATGACATTTGTTACCATTTCATTTTGTCTGGCAGGACTGGTGCAGATTAAAATTGAT GACTTAAAAGACACACCTTTGTCAGGAAATGCTGGCTACACCATTCTCAATGCAGCTGACTGTCCCATCCATATTGATGGTACCCCATCACCATTCTTCTCTGGCACCATACATCCTCTTCAG gcATCACCTTACCAGCTGACTAGTGCAGGCCAAAAGGAAGTATCACTTAGCTGTGAAGATCAGACACAGTCTTTTTCAGTCAACATGGAGCCAAACAAATCTTGGCGCTTGATTTTGACTGGAACTAATAATTCCTTGTCTTTAAGAAAA tttgaaGACAGAAGGCAAAAGAGCTCAGATGGACAAGCTCTTGTGAG CGTTGCAGACTTTTCTCATTTGAGCCATACTTGGTATGATGTTCACATTGTGCCCACCAGTAACTCAAAGGCCAGATATGTCAATTTCAACATCTCCATGAACAACGCGACAGAATTTCAGGAGCTGGAACCAGGAGA TTATGATGTAGCTCTACCTGCAAAGGACCATGAGGGCCACATCACATGGAAGAAGTCTGGACAGCCATTTACTTTAGGCAGTGGAGGAGTGTACACAGTTGTTCTTCTTGACACTGTTTATGGAGAGTCTGCTAAC GTGAGCGTGATAGTGTTCATGACGGTGCAGGAGAATTCCTTGTCTATGTTCTACATGGTACCTCAGTATATTGTCATCACAGTTGGGGAAATTATGTTCTCCATCTCAGGCCTTGGATTTGCCTATGCACAG GCCCCTCAGTCCATGCGATCAGTGGTGCAGGCAGCATGGTTACTGACCACTGCCTTTGGTGATTTAATTGTGGTCATTGTGGCTGAGGTCAGACTTCTGCCAAACCAG atgtctgaaTTCTTTCTGTTTGCTGGACTTCTGTTAGTGGATGTGGTTATTTTCACTATCATGGCTGCTTTTTACAAATGTGTCAAAATGGAGGACGAAGCAGTCgttgtaaataaaactgcagaTGATACAGGCTTGATCAATTCATCGTTCAACGAAGAGATGCCTCTTCAGGATAAAGATTAA